In the genome of Hemiscyllium ocellatum isolate sHemOce1 chromosome 12, sHemOce1.pat.X.cur, whole genome shotgun sequence, one region contains:
- the apooa gene encoding apolipoprotein O, a yields MGFGWAMSHAYLAGLSAPVFAQSDSQEKGLRIDQLSLYTTPDTNYQFVEAKPSPLEERISELRKLATAHTAGLQDAYTTVKPKMENTLQFGKDGYTFLKNPPAGFYPRAGVIAVAGVAGLLLAGRGSRVRKVLYSCGFVAACGSLYYPEETVKAAKLATTTVYEFSMQAYLTIESLWKKNTQREQGPAPTLSSNQAGDVQQSSESTSP; encoded by the exons GGTTTTGGTTGGGCAATGTCTCATGCCTATCTGGCTGGCCTGTCGGCACCAGTGTTTGCACAGAGTGACAGTCAAGAGAAAGGGCTTCGGATTGACCAG TTGTCGCTCTACACGACCCCGGACACAAACTATCAATTTGTGGAGGCGAAACCAAGCCCGCTGGAAGAGAGAATTTCCGAACTCCGCAAGTTAGCTACTGCACACACCGCCGGGCTCCAG GATGCCTACACAACAGTGAAGCCGAAAATGGAAAACACGCTTCAGTTTGGAAAAG ATGGCTATACCTTTCTGAAGAACCCACCAGCTGGATTCTACCCACGTGCTGGAGTCATCGCAGTGGCTGGAGTAGCTGGCCTCCTTCTCGCTGGGAGGG GTTCCCGGGTAAGAAAAGTGCTTTATTCATGTGGGTTTGTTGCAGCTTGTGGCTCTCTGTATTATCCTGAAGAAACTGTCAAAGCAGCAAAG cTGGCCACTACAACTGTTTATGAATTTTCGATGCAAGCATACTTAACCATTGAGTCCCTGTGGAAAAAGAATACGCAGAGGGAACAAGGACCTGCcccaacactcagtagcaatcAG gctggagatgttcaaCAGTCGAGTGAGAGCACTTCCCCCTGA